GGATTTTACAAAAGCATCATTTGTTTACGACAGGGACTACAGGGTTGCGCATTATGGAAAATACGAAATTGCAGGTAACCCGTTTTTTATCAGGACCATTAGGTGGCGATCAGCAAATTGGCGCTATGATTGCCAAAAACGAAATGGACGTCATCGTGTTTTTGCGTGATCCACTCACTTCTCAACCACATGAACCAGATATTCTGGCTTTATTACGATTGTGCGATGTTCATCGAATACCAGTTGCGACTAATCTAGCTACAGCAGAAATCTTGCTAAAAGCTGTGGAGCAGGGTAACATGGCTTGGCGGGAAATCTAACAGGGGGAATATTATGGAAGAGAATCACTTAGATATATTAGCCATTGGTGCTCATCCTGATGACGTAGAGATTGGGGCAGCAGGTGTCTTGCTACGAGCCAATCAACAAGGGAAAAAAACGGGTATCCTTGATTTGACGTATGCAGAGCTTTCTTCAAATGGGACAGTGGTACGTCGTCAAGAGGAGGCAGCCATTGCTTCTGAACATATGAAATTAACTGCTCGTTACAATTTTGGATTGCCTGATCGCGGACTCGAAGCAAACCGCGAAATGGCTATAAAAAAGGTTGTCGATCTTATTCGAAAAACTCAACCTAAAGTAGTTTTAGCTCCGTATTTTCATGATCGACACCCTGATCATGAGAGCGTAAGCCGGATCGTAAAAGAAGCGATTTTTTCGGCAGGAGTCAAAAAATTCGTAGGCGAACGCGAATTACCCGCCTATCGTCCTGAGCAATTTTTTTATTACTTCATTAATAGTACCGCTACTCCTAGTTTCTTTGTAGATATCACAGAGCTGTATCCGCAAAAAATACAGGTGTTAGAGTCGTATCGAAGTCAATTCGAACAAGAAGA
The nucleotide sequence above comes from Brevibacillus laterosporus LMG 15441. Encoded proteins:
- the bshB1 gene encoding bacillithiol biosynthesis deacetylase BshB1 — encoded protein: MEENHLDILAIGAHPDDVEIGAAGVLLRANQQGKKTGILDLTYAELSSNGTVVRRQEEAAIASEHMKLTARYNFGLPDRGLEANREMAIKKVVDLIRKTQPKVVLAPYFHDRHPDHESVSRIVKEAIFSAGVKKFVGERELPAYRPEQFFYYFINSTATPSFFVDITELYPQKIQVLESYRSQFEQEEGSVSTPLNNGYIELVEYRERLFGQQAGVKYAEGFVSATPLVLSSL
- a CDS encoding methylglyoxal synthase → MNIALIAHDQKKEEMVQLAVAYEGILQKHHLFTTGTTGLRIMENTKLQVTRFLSGPLGGDQQIGAMIAKNEMDVIVFLRDPLTSQPHEPDILALLRLCDVHRIPVATNLATAEILLKAVEQGNMAWREI